ATTCCGGCGTTAATATTCTTTTTGTTTTTCTCCCTTGGTGGTGGCAATGGCTTCATTTTTTGATCACCAGGCGTTGCATTATACTTTTTCTTTTGGTCCTACTTGGTTTATTGTCACGTTATTTGTCTTTAATTTCTTGTATTCCATGTATCGATACATCAATTTTTATCCACCAAAATTAAACTTACGCTTACCTTCACAAGGGTTGATTATTTTGATAAGTTTTTTGATGGGATGCATCACGTTTTTGGTAAGATTTTACTGGCCAATCGGTACTCATTGGCATGGTTTTCAATTCGGTTATTATCCTATGTATCTTTTTTGTTTGTGGCAGGCATTATTGCCGCTCGCAATGATTGGCTCTATAAAGTTAATTCAGCGTTTGCTAAGCCGTGGTACATCAGTGCATTGGTCAGCATAGGGTTTATTGGTTTTTACCTTCAATATGTCTTGGAGCATCATTTAATAACGGCAGTGATAGGTGGGGCTAATGGGTATGCTTTCTTATGGGCACAATGGGAAGCTTTTTCTGCGTTTGGTTTGATTATCAGTTTATTGGCTTTAAGTAAGGCTTACTTTAATAACACAAATCCAGTGTTTCAGACCTTAGCCAAATTATCTTTCACCGTTTATTTGATTCATCCGTTGATTATCGTACCGGTGTCTTATTATGAATATCAATGGCTGGGGTATGATGGGATTATTGGATGGGTGCTAACCTGTCTTTTGGCCATCCCTTTAACGTTTTTACTGGCCAATTATTTTCGGAAATTACCTATCCTCCGTAATATTTTATAACACTTAAGCAACGATTTCCTTGGTGCATAAAATAGGAGATCAGTCTATGCACGAAATTCCTGAAACAGATTTTTAATGAAACCATGAGACATCCCTAATAAAATGTTAAGAATTAATGTATATAATTTATACATATTTGTTAAAAAATATAAAGATCCAAGGTTGTCCCAAGTGAGGAGTGATATGTCAAGTTATTTTCGTGGCGCTGTTTTTATTTTGGTTTGTTTATTTACTGTACATGCATATGCACAAAAAATGATTAAGCTTGCTCCCAAGGAGTCTAAGTCTTTAACTAATCATTATGCCTGGACTTTAAATGCGACTTGCAATGTTCAGAATGATAATACAAAAGTAAAATTCGAGTCAGTGTTTTAAACAATAAAGGTAAGGTGAATGGCAAGAGTTTATCTCAAGGGCAAGCCACGTTTCTTACGGTAAAAATAACGATCAAATTTCAGTCAGTGCAGAGCCAGGTACGAGCGTATATCTTGTGAATGTAGGAGCGTCTGCGGTTGCTGCAATATGCTCAGTATAAAATTGCAGTTATACACAGAATCATTATATAACCCCATGCAATTATTGCGTCATTCCTATGACGTTGAGAATGATGTAATAAGAGCAAATGGATGCTTCATAATCCTTTTTAAATGATATAATATTGCGCAACATGAATTTAAAAATGCGCTATTGTATGATTCGTATAGTATTGAGTTTATTTATTATACCATGTCTTGTGTTTTCGCCAGTCAGTTTAGCTATTCATCCCAACGAGCAGGCGACGTCTGATGCTTATTATCAGACATTGATATTGCAGTATATTAATGAGTATCGGTTAAAACATCATTTATCTCCATTGCAGATGAATTCCGTTATGTCACTTGAAGCCAAGAAACATAGTCAAGATATGGCAAATAAATCTATCCCATTTGGACACCAACATTTTGATGCCCGCATCCAGCGATTGTATAAGGAAATAAAAAATTGCCGTGGAGGTGCTGAAAATGTGGCTTATTACAAGCTGGATGCTAAAAAACTTGTGGATGCCTGGATAGCAAGCCCAGGTCACCGTAGAAACATTCAAGGCCATTACAATTTAACTGGTATAGGAATTGCGCACAGTAAGCAAGGCTGGGCTTACTATACTCAGATTTTTTTGCGTGCAGATCAGTAGGCCTTATGTCTAACCTTCTGCGAGACTAGGTTTTGCGCAATGATTTGTCCCATCAATGAAATAACCTTATTCACAACCACAGCATGGATGTTTTTATAAGCATTGGGGGGCTTCGGCAACGCCGCGATAAGAAGTATTTCTAATGTATATGCCTGACTAACCAACTCATCAATGATGTCTTTCTCTCGCCATTTTTTCTTGGCTTGATGTCTGCTCATGGAACGGCCGGCACCATGACAGGCTGAAGCAGTTCTACATTATTTGCAGTAAGTGTGTTGTCACCTTGTTCTGGAAATTAAAGGATATGTTTGGTGATAATTCAATGTTGAACTTTTATAATTGCCGGTCATGATGAAAAAGGGATGCAATGTCGGCTATAGTAACGGTCATTAATGTTTTTAGAGAATCCATATAGTTATGCTCACATTTACAGGAACTTATACTGATCAATATCAGCTTACCATGGCACAGACTTACTTTTTCAAGGGACGAGCAAATCATTCAGCGGTTTTTGATTATTTTTTTCGAAAACTTCCTTTTGATGGTGGCTACGCTATATTTGCTGGTTTAGAAGATTTATTGACTGCTTTAGAACATCTCAAATTTAATGATGAAGACTTACAATTTTTAAAACAACAACAATTTGCGCCGGAATTTATTGAATATCTTAAACAATTTCGTTTTCATGGGAATATTTATGCTTCTCAGGAAGGGGATGTGGTTTTTCCGACTCGGCCAGTTATCATCATTGAAGCAAATATTCTTGAAGCTCAAATGATTGAAACGTTGGTATTAAATATTTTAAATTTTCAAACCCTGATTGCAACTAAAGCAAATCGCATGCGTCAGGTAGCTGGGCAACGTCAATTAATTGATTTTGGATTACGGCGAGCGCAGGGTGCCGGAGGATACTATGCGACTCGTGCGGCTTTTATTGGTGGCTTTGATGCGACCAGTAATGTAGTGGCAGGTCGTGACTATGGTATTCCTGTGTCTGGTACGATGTCTCATGCTTTTATTCAAAGTTATGATGATGAATATTCTGCATTTCATGATTTTTCGCAAGTATGGCCGGATGAGTGTGTTTTATTAGTGGATACTTATGATACTTTAAAGAGCGGTGTGCCTAATGCAATTAAAATTGGTAAGGAGTTGGAAGCTAAAGGACACCGGCTTAGAGGCATTCGTTTGGATAGCGGTGATTTGGCGTTACTTGCTAAGCAGTCTCGACAATTACTAGATGAAGCAGGGATGCATTATGTTAAAATTGCTGCGTCCAATCAACTGGACGAATTTGTAATTAAACAATTGCTGGAACAAAAAGCGCCCATTGATGTGTTTGGTGTTGGTACAAACCTGGTCATAGGACAACCAGACGGCGCATTAGATGGTGTTTATAAGCTGGTTTTTGCAGATGATAAACCAAGAATTAAGCTCTCAGAAAATATAAGTAAAGTTACCATTCCAGGTAAGAAACAAGTACATCGAATTCTTAAGGATGATATATTTTGGGGGGCTGATGTGATCTCTTTAGATGATGAAGAAGATATGACACGCATGTATTGTCCTTTTAATCATTTTAATCCTATAGTACTCAAAAATCTTAAACAGGAACCTTTATTGAAGCAGGTCGTAAAAAATGGAAAACGCACGGAAAAGCCTAAATCACTTAAAGAAATCGCTCATTTTAGTCAAGATCGACTAAAATTATTACCTAAAGAATTTAAACGTTTTGACGATCCAAGTGTTTATAAAATTGGAATCAGTGAGCAATTAAAAACGATTCGTGATCAATTGATTCATATCCATAAAGGATAGATTATGAGAGCTCTTGTTATCATTGATGTCCAGAATGATTTTATAAAAATGGGTCTCTGGAGGTTCCAGATGGCCATCTCATTGTTCCTGTCATTAACCGCATTCAAAACTATTTTGATTTGGTGCTGGCGACGCAAGATTGGCATCCTGCAAACCATTCAAGCTTTGCCTCAAATCATCCTGGTAAAAACCATTTGAGCAAATCGTTTTGCATGGGATGAAACAGATACTTTGGCCTGATCACTGTATTCAAGGCACCCAGGGAGCGGAGTTTTATCCTGAGCTTGATATTCGGCCAATTGAGGCTATTTTCCGTAAAGGCACCGATCCTGACATAGACAGTTATAGCAGTTTTTATGATAACGGCCATCGTAAAAGTACCGGGTTGACAGGGTACCTTCATGATAAAAAGATAGGCCAGTTGTATTTTTGTGGTCTTGCAGCAGACATTTGTGTTTATTTTAGCATTCAAGATGCTTTAACTGAGGGTTTCAAATGTTGGTTGATAGAAGACGCCACTCAGCCTTTAAATAAAGAGGATTATAAGGAAATAAAACATAAACTTGCGGATAAAGGAGTGAGTTTTACAAACAGTCAATCAATTATTACTCATTATGTCCTCCCGAGCGTAGTGAGGGATCGCTAGTAAACAGTACCTATGAAATTAAGGTATCATCGTCGCTATTGAACAAGAAAAATAAATCAAGGGATGGTGAAAAGAATATGGATATTATGCTTTTTGCATTGAATGCTTCAAAGGAATGGGGAAATCACTTGGTTTCGCACATTAAAAATATTCGGCTTGCCCGCCATGAAGAGCGAGATTTTGAAGATGGGGAGCATAAGGCACGTTCTCTGGAAAGTGTGAGAGGCCAAAGGGTTTTTTATTGCAATCGTTGTTTAGTGATCACAAGCAAAGTGTAAATGACAAACTTTGTCGGTTGCTTTTTTTATTAGTGCTTTGAAGGATGCGTCGGTCCGTGAGGTCATTGTGCTTATTCCTTATTTGGCTTATGCCCGTAAAGATCGTAAAACCAAATCCAGGGATCCGGTGACCATGAAATATGTTGCGCGATTGTTGGAAACGGCAGGGGCTGATAATGTTGTGACCATGGATGTTCATAATCTCGCTGCTTTCCAAAATGCATTTCGTATACCAACAGAGCATTTAGAAGCCAGACTATTATTTGCTCCCTATTTTGCTAACCTCATTCAGGATGAAGAAGTAACCGTGGTGTCACCTGATGTTGGAGGAGCAAAAAGAGCGGAGCAGTTTCGCGAGACGCTAAGTGAGCTTTTGCACCGAGAGGTTGGTAAAGCATTTTTGGATAAAAAAGAAGCGCCGGTGAGGTTAGTGGCGGAGGCGTGATTATTGGTGAAGTTAAAAATCGTACGACCATCATTATAGATGACATGATAAGTTCCGGTACAACCATTAGCCTGGCAACAGCGGCGCTGCATCGTGAGGGTGCCAAACGCATTATGGCATGTGCTACTCATGGTGTATTTTTGGATAAAGCGAATCAAACGCTTGCCGATTCAAGACTTGAAAGAATTGTGGTGACCAACACGGTTTTGCCATATCGGTTGGCTAAACCATTATTGCAGGAAAAAGTGGTGATGCTGGATGCTTCGCGATTATTTGCACAGGCAGTAAAAATCATGCACGATAATGGATCAGTGGTTGAATTATTACAGAAATATCAGGAAGATGGAGTAGGGTAAGAGCCTACCATTTTGATCAATAAACGTCTTGATAGAGTGACTAATATTTTGTCATTTTGTTATGATCCCATCATAAAAAATAGGTTTTCTATTGGGATAAAATGAGGTCACTTAATTGAGAATGTTTGTTGCCAAGTTTAAATAAGCGTTGGCTTTCTTGTGCCATTTTTCCTGATTTATAATTTGCGCATCGTCAAGATGCCATGCTGAAATTCTTGCCCTAAGGCATGCCTTGTAACTTTTATAAAATTCAACAAGTTTTGGATCGGGGATATCATCAAATTCTTGTTGGTAAATTTTTAAAAAAAACTCGCCAATTTCAGGTTTACCCAGTAGCTCACATTCAAGGGATAAATACGATAATTCGGCCACTGCATCCATAATCCGTAAACGGATATTAAATTCAAGGCGATCAATAAAAACCGGAGGGGATATTAGACAAATATGCTCAGGCCGCAAATCACCATGACATTCGATGATGCGGCCTTGGAGCACTCGTTGAGTAAGATAGTCTGACAATACATTCAGTTGATGCATCTGTGCTTCATGTATTTCTCGAATGACCGCTTGATTAAATTGATATTCCGGCTTACTTAATGATTGATGATTTTCATCAATGCTCTGACACAATTGGTGTTTGTATTCATAGGGAGATAATGCAAGAGGTTTGGCGTCTTGATAAAAATTTATTAATGTATGGGCGGCCTTTGTAAGTAACGTGCGGTCGATTTTATTTCTCAGTATGGCATTATCAAGTGTTTTCTCCCTGGGAAATTGACGCATTTTTACCAGCCAATCAACAATTTTCCCTTTTTGCGTCCAGCCAATAGGATAAAAATGGTGTGGGCGGCTTTGAATCATAGGAACAACATCCAAATAGACATCAGGTGCTAATTGTCGATTTAATTCAAGTTCCTTCTGGCAATTTAAAAAACGGCTTGCTATATGACTGAAGTTAAGAAAAGAAAATGCTACAGGTTTTTTAATTTTATAAGCGTGCCTGTCGGTAAGAAATACCGATGACAGATGAGTTTCAATGGTATCAATGATGGAGTTATCCTCATAATAGGAATCGGGTTGTTTTAAAAATTCCACTTTTTCTCTAAAAAATTGCCATGCTAGGTCTTGAATATTTGAATTCATAGTATGCTTAGTCAGAAAATAGTTGTGACCGAATACATCCAAATAAGGATGATGGGTAGTCCAATCAAGGTGAAATAAAGCATAGTAGAAAAAGAGGTATCAGGATTTAAAAACTGTAGAGACGCGTCATGCATGCCAAGTCCGTTTTGGAAAGTAGTCTAATTGTAAATTTAGACGCTCCCTATGGAGTTAACAAGTTCCGTTCTTAAGGTGCTTGTTTAGAATTTTATCCAAATGATTGGAAAAATTTTGTATTTCCTTTGGGCTGATTTTTGCAGCACCACCGTTGATGAGGCCACAACTTCGCAGGGATTCGTTCAAATTGCGCATGGCAAGAATCTGATGAATATTATTTGCAGTATATAGATCTCCTCTTGGATTTAACACGCTTGCCCCCTTATCAATGACTGTCTTGGCAAAAGGTATATCTGCTGTTATCACCAGATCATGCTTGGCTACATGATTGGCAATAGTGTCATCAGCAACATCTATGCCACTGGCAACTACCCATTTTTTATTAAGGAAGAAGGAGGAATTTTAACAGGATGATTGGCAACGATGATGAGATTGGTTTTTGTGCGAACGGCTGCACGAAATAAAATTTCTTTTATGACATTGGGACAGGCGTCGCCATCAATCCAGATATGCAAACTGATGGCGCTCTATAGGATAATGAAGAAAAAATCACTGAATTTAGGCAATTTCTACTTCTTCAGCTTGTGGGCCTTTTTGACCTTTAGCAGCTTTGAATAAAACAGAAGCTCCTTCAGCTAAAGTTTTAAAGCCACTGCCTTGAATAGCACTGAAATGAACAAAATAATCTTTGCCTTCACTTTCAATAAATCCAAAGCCTTTACTCTCATTAAACCATTTTACGGTACCGCGTACTTTTTCTGACATGTTGTTTATTCTCTAATATAGGAGTTTTAATTCTAGCATGTTTTTATGACTTTACCAGTTCTATATTTAATAGAATTTAATAATAGTTCCTATAGGGCAGACTTTTTTTGCGTCATACACAGAATAATATATTAAAAATACAGCAAAGCGGGATGGTCGGTTTATCTCAGCTGATTTATTATCGTGCAGGCGTTTTTTGAAAACAAGTGATTAAAGTTTTGTATACGGAAACAGAAGTACTTTAAAATTAAAGAAAAATTATCATTTTGGAACATGATAGAGACAAAGGTATGCCTTATTTAGTGGATGCGTTTCATACAATGGAAAAAAATTTCTTTAGTATGGTGAGCCTTGAGCAGGTTGATTATGGTAATTTAATTGCTTTCGCTACAGGCATACAAGCGCCAGGTCTAAATCCAGCCATTGTGCAACAGATAGATGCAGAATTTGCAGAGAATTTACTGTCATGCCGTGATTTCTATGCTGAAAAACAGTTACCTTGGGCATTAATATTACCTGAATATTATTATAATAAAGACGTTGAAAGCATGTTGTCCCGATATCATTTTGTGTTAAATGGAGACAATGGCATGGCAATGGCCATCATGCTGGAGGACATTCAATTTCCTTCACAAGAAACGCCATTAGAAATTAAAGAAATACAAGGAAATTTGGAAGAATGGTCCATACCGTTGATTTATGGATTTGAATCAACGCCAGAAATAACAAGTCCTTATGCAATCAGACACCAAGAGGCAGTTGCGTTAGGAAAAAAGCTTTATCATTTCTCCGGTTTTTTGGGTAAGGAAGTGGTTTGTTCCTTATCCTTATCATTGTGTGGCAATAAAGCACGTATTGATGACCTTGCAACGATGCCGTTTCATCAGCGTGCGGGTTATGCCAGCGCGCTTGTTTTTGCCGCCTTAAAACGGGCAAAAGAATTGAATGCACGATATTGCTTTCTAGAAGCATCTGGTATGGGGTTTCATTTATATAAAAAAATTGGATTCCACACATTGTTTACAAACTATTGTTACGAATATGTGACGTATTAATGCAACGGTTACAAAACCATGCCATTCACCTGATTGTCCCATAATTGCCGGAAGTAACCATTTTTCTTGTTCATCAGTTGATTAAAACTGCCTTCTTCAACAATGTGTCCTTCTTCCATCACCACAATGCGATCCATATGACGAATGGTGGATAAACGATGGGCAATGGCGATAACGGTGGTCTTATTTTCTTCCAGTATTAAGTTCAGCGATTGTTGAATTTGTTGTTCTGTGGCGGTATCAAGACTGGAGGTTGCTTCATCAAGAATGATAATAGGGGCATGTTTTAAAATGGCACGAGCAATGGCAATACGCTGTCTTTGGCCACCGGACAGCTTTATGCCGCGTTCCCCTACCAAGGTATGATAGCCATCGGGTAAAGAGTCAATGTATTCATCGATATTGGCCATTTTGGCGGCTTTTTTAATGTCTTGTAAAGAGGCTGTTTCTTTGGCATAGCCAATGTTTTCCGCAATGGAGCGATGAAAAAGCATGATGTCTTGCGGAATGAGTGAAATTTGTTTTCTTAATGAATCTGAGGTGATGGCATCAATATCCTGGCCGTCGATTAAAATGTTGCCTGAGGATGGCTGGAAATTTTTAAGCAATAAGGAAATAAGTGTGGACTTTCCAGCACCAGAATGACCAATAAGTCCGATTTTTTCACCTGCTCTGATGGTCAAATTTAAATCGGTGAATATCGGTTTTCCGCCTTCATAGGCAAAAAATAGGTTTTTAAATTCAATAGCTCCTTGAATTTCATGAAGATCTATGGCGTCGGGGCGATCAATGACTGTATGTGGTGTAGTTAATACTGAAAAAGAGGATTTGAAATCGCCTATGTCTTTCATAAATTTACACATTGCGGAAATAAATCCCCATAGTTCAAAAGAAATGGCAATGGCAGTTAGCATGACAAAAACGAAATCTCCAGTTGAAATAGAAGCGTTTGTACGTAAATGAATCATGAATAAAAAAACAGAAATCAGCATGATCCAATACAAGATGCTGCCGACAAAATTAAAAACAAAATCATAACGATACATGCTGATTTGACGTGGTACGTAGTCTTTTGACATGAAAGAGTCAGCACGTTTAAGCTCGATTTTACGAGTTGCAAAATAAAATAAAGAAAAGATATTAGTAATGTTGTCGGATAATAATCCAATAACATGGTGTTTGCTTTCAGCAACCTCATTAGATAACTGATTTAATCGCAAAGCCATGGGATAAAGAACGGAGACCACAAGAATACACCAGGCTAGCATAAAAAGAAAAACCGTCGTATTGATTAACCATAAGACCAAAATAGAGAGAATGACCACACAAAAATTCTTGCCAATGATGTGGTGAATGTTGTCAAACACACTGTCATATCCATCAAGAATACCTTTTAGTTTGCTAATGACAGTGCCACTTTGATTATTTTGAAAATAAGTATAGGAATGGTATTGAATGTAATCATACGTTTTTAATAATAAGCGGCGTCGCGCGAACGGTTCCGCTTTCCACTCAGCAATGTTGCTTACTCGCCATGACAAGTCCAAAACAATCTGGGCAGTAATGAATAAAACAATAGGGTAAATTAAATGATGATAATCAATGATTGACTCCATGGAAAAAGCGTCAATCAGCAATTTCAATGAATAGTTATTTGCAAATACATAGAGTGCGGTGACTAATGGAGCTTGAAGCATCAACACGTACCACCAACGATAGGGTTTAATGATGGTCCATAAAAATCCCCAAATAGTTAATGATTGCGGAGCATGGTGATTATTAGCCATCGTATTTCTCCAGAATAATGGTTCGATGTATTCCTAAGTTGTTTAAAAACGCTTGATCATGGGAAACCACGACCAACGCCCCTTCATAGCGACGTAACATTTGTTCAATGGCCTCAATACTTCGTATATCCAAATGGTTCGTCGGTTCATCTAGAATCATTAATTGCGGTGGTATTTTGGATAAAAGACGGATAGCTAGGCCTGCACGTAAGCGCTCGCCACCACTAAGATGACAAACGGTTTTTTCAGCATCTTTATTTCTAAAATTAAAGGAAGCCAGAGCGGCATAAGCTTCTTGAATTTGCATGTCAGGATTGCATATTTGTAAATTCTCAACCAGAGAAAGATTAGATTTAAGAAAATGCACTTGTTGATCCAAATAACACACTGGTGAAACGCCAAGATGAATCTCTCCCTGATAATCTTTGAGATGACCCAAGATCAATTGAATTAATGTTGTTTTTCCTGTGCCATTGTTGCCTGCTATTGCCACACGCTCAGGACCCGTGATGAGTAAATGAAAATCACAAAATAAGTCAGGTTGCCCGGGAAAGGCATAATTTAGCGCATTAATACGAAGCACTATTTTACCATTAGGCACTTGCGTTGCTTCAAGGTTGACCCGAATGGGTTCTTTAACTTCAATTTGGGAACGGACCATCGCCATGTTTGCTTTTGCCTGTTGCAGCATTTTATCGGCTTGCGTGGCATGTCGGGATTGTGTTCGTTCGCTTCGGCCTCGCATGGAATTTGCCATTAATTTATCAATTTTGCCTTGATGCTTTAATGTTTTTCCTTGTTTTCGGCGTTGCTCGAGTTTTTCTAGGGAACGTTGAATGCTGCATTGTGTTGTATGAATTTGATGTTTGGCTTCTTGTAATTGTTGCTCTAAAGCGCCCTGATGAATTTGTTTTTGTTGCTGATAAAACGAATAATTGCCCCCATAATGATTGACGCTAATTGGGGTTATTTCAATAATTTCATCCATGGTGTCAAGCAAATGACGATCGTGACCTACAATTAAAAACCCTTGTTTGGCCTGTTTTATCCAGACAGACAGTTTTTTTCGTGACAACCTGTCCAGGTTGTTAGTAGGTTCATCCAATAAAATAAAATCTGCATTCGTAAGCATGACACGAGCCAATAAGCATTTGGTTGTTTCTCCACCGCTTAAACTTAAGACAGGACGTGCTAAATCCAACTCATCTAAACCAATAGTGGCGAATGCCTGGGCTACTTTGGCATGAATGTCCCAGTTGTCTGCAAGGAGAAGCAAGTCTTTTTCAGAGATTTGGCCCTGCTGAATGCGATGGAGGGCTTGCAGTTTATCTGCAATGCCTAACAGCTCAGATATCTGTTCTTTGGGGTGAGCCGGTTTATATTGCTGAGGACAATAGGCAATGCGTCCAGTACTTTTTACGGTACCATGTTGTGGTAGCATGCATTGGGCAATTAATTTTAATAAGGTTGTTTTTCCTGTTCCATTATCGCCGACAATACCATATCGTCTTTGCTTAAAAGCAAATGACACGTCTTGAAATCCAACGCTGGTACCAGGGATGGAATAAGACAAATGATTAAGAAAAATCTGAGGTAAATCACGCATGAATAATCTCCGCTTTTTATGCCAAAACAAAAAAATGGAAAATTATTTGCGCATTGGAGGAATACCTGTTGAAAATAATAGATTGCTAGCATACACGAGATAGAATGATGATGTCAATTTTTGCCCAACAGGCAGATTGGAGCAAGAAGCGGATGCATGGCTCTTCACGTCATCCCGAGCGTAGCGAGGGATCTCCCTGCGATGGCATAACTTTTAAAGTAGTGATAGATACAAATCGTTCCATGCAGGATTCAATGCATTAATCAGAGCATGCTTCTTTTTTTGTGACCATCCCTTAATTTGTTTTTCTCGTTCAATGTGCGAGTTTTTGTCATGTAGGAGAAAAATCCATGGAGAATCGTTGACTCCTTCATCATGTCTCGTTAGTATGTAAAAAAAATTCACCAGGGGTGCTCTGAAATTAATCAGGGCTGAGAAACACCCTTATAACCTGCACTGGATAATGCCTGCGGAGGGAGAGTGATGATATCCACACTCAAATTGTGTTTGGTAACACATATTCATGGTTGTTCATTTTCAAGTTATCTTAAGCTTATTCAGCAAGCAGTAAGCGGTGGGGTAACCTCCATACAATTACGCGACAAAAATAGTTCTTCCTCTGATTTATACCACCGGGCTCGCATTCTTAAATCGATTTTACAACCTTTATCGGTACCTCTCATCGTCAATGATTCCGTTAAGTTGGCGTATGACGTTGATGCGGAGGGTGTCCATTTGGGGCAGAGTGATGCTTCTCCCATCTTTGCGCGCGAGTATTTAGGACCAAAGAAGCTCATTGGATTATCCGTAGAGTCATTTTCAGACTTGGATTATGCCAATACATTGGATTGCCTTGATTATATTGCTGCCAGCGCAGTCTTCCCAAGCCTAACTAAAACGGATTGTAAAACCGTCTGGCACTTGGAAGGTTTAAAAACATTGGTAAATGCTTCAAGGCATCCAGTGGTTGCAATAGGGGGAATTAATACGTCTAACTTGCAATCTGTTCTTGAGCAAGGTGCCTATGGGGTAGCCGTGGTAAGTGCTGTCCATCAGGCAAGAGATTATCAACAAGCGGCAAGCGCATTAAGGAGAGTTATTGATGAACATCATGAGCCAAGATAAGGCAATTATTGCCCAAATCAGAGCACAAAATCCCTTGATTTTGAATTTGACAAACTATGTCTCCATTGAATTAGTCGCCAATGGTTTATTGTGTATCGGCGCTGCACCAGTAATGAGCTTTGCGGAAGAAGAGCTTGAATCTTTATTGCAATGTTCCAAGGCAGTTGTGATTAATATTGGAACATTAAATACGGACTTTATTTCTTTAGCTCACCAAGCATGCAAACTTGCCAATCAGTTTTCCGTCCCAATTATTCTTGACCCGGTGGGTGCAGGGGCGAGCTCTCTTCGTACCAATGCTTGCTGGCAGTTGCTGGATTCTAATGCCATTGCAGTGATTCGTGGGAATGCCAGTG
This genomic interval from Legionella oakridgensis ATCC 33761 = DSM 21215 contains the following:
- a CDS encoding ABC transporter ATP-binding protein codes for the protein MANNHHAPQSLTIWGFLWTIIKPYRWWYVLMLQAPLVTALYVFANNYSLKLLIDAFSMESIIDYHHLIYPIVLFITAQIVLDLSWRVSNIAEWKAEPFARRRLLLKTYDYIQYHSYTYFQNNQSGTVISKLKGILDGYDSVFDNIHHIIGKNFCVVILSILVLWLINTTVFLFMLAWCILVVSVLYPMALRLNQLSNEVAESKHHVIGLLSDNITNIFSLFYFATRKIELKRADSFMSKDYVPRQISMYRYDFVFNFVGSILYWIMLISVFLFMIHLRTNASISTGDFVFVMLTAIAISFELWGFISAMCKFMKDIGDFKSSFSVLTTPHTVIDRPDAIDLHEIQGAIEFKNLFFAYEGGKPIFTDLNLTIRAGEKIGLIGHSGAGKSTLISLLLKNFQPSSGNILIDGQDIDAITSDSLRKQISLIPQDIMLFHRSIAENIGYAKETASLQDIKKAAKMANIDEYIDSLPDGYHTLVGERGIKLSGGQRQRIAIARAILKHAPIIILDEATSSLDTATEQQIQQSLNLILEENKTTVIAIAHRLSTIRHMDRIVVMEEGHIVEEGSFNQLMNKKNGYFRQLWDNQVNGMVL
- the abc-f gene encoding ribosomal protection-like ABC-F family protein; this translates as MRDLPQIFLNHLSYSIPGTSVGFQDVSFAFKQRRYGIVGDNGTGKTTLLKLIAQCMLPQHGTVKSTGRIAYCPQQYKPAHPKEQISELLGIADKLQALHRIQQGQISEKDLLLLADNWDIHAKVAQAFATIGLDELDLARPVLSLSGGETTKCLLARVMLTNADFILLDEPTNNLDRLSRKKLSVWIKQAKQGFLIVGHDRHLLDTMDEIIEITPISVNHYGGNYSFYQQQKQIHQGALEQQLQEAKHQIHTTQCSIQRSLEKLEQRRKQGKTLKHQGKIDKLMANSMRGRSERTQSRHATQADKMLQQAKANMAMVRSQIEVKEPIRVNLEATQVPNGKIVLRINALNYAFPGQPDLFCDFHLLITGPERVAIAGNNGTGKTTLIQLILGHLKDYQGEIHLGVSPVCYLDQQVHFLKSNLSLVENLQICNPDMQIQEAYAALASFNFRNKDAEKTVCHLSGGERLRAGLAIRLLSKIPPQLMILDEPTNHLDIRSIEAIEQMLRRYEGALVVVSHDQAFLNNLGIHRTIILEKYDG
- the thiE gene encoding thiamine phosphate synthase; its protein translation is MISTLKLCLVTHIHGCSFSSYLKLIQQAVSGGVTSIQLRDKNSSSSDLYHRARILKSILQPLSVPLIVNDSVKLAYDVDAEGVHLGQSDASPIFAREYLGPKKLIGLSVESFSDLDYANTLDCLDYIAASAVFPSLTKTDCKTVWHLEGLKTLVNASRHPVVAIGGINTSNLQSVLEQGAYGVAVVSAVHQARDYQQAASALRRVIDEHHEPR